In one window of Candidatus Caccoplasma merdavium DNA:
- a CDS encoding sodium:proton antiporter, with protein MLVAITVLFIIGYLAIALEHPLRIDKTASALLLGMLLWVLYAIGAETIVPAVSGEELK; from the coding sequence ATGTTAGTTGCTATTACCGTACTGTTCATCATCGGCTACCTGGCGATCGCGCTCGAGCACCCGCTGCGCATCGACAAGACCGCATCGGCCCTCCTCCTGGGCATGCTCCTGTGGGTACTTTATGCCATCGGAGCCGAAACCATCGTTCCCGCCGTCAGCGGAGAAGAGCTCAAAGA
- the der gene encoding ribosome biogenesis GTPase Der, translating to MGNLVAIVGRPNVGKSTLFNRLTQSRQAIVNDEAGTTRDRQYGKVNWVGHEFSIVDTGGWVVNSDDIFEEEINKQVAIAIEEADVILFVVDATHGITDLDDKVAAILRRSKKPTLLVANKVENNASQYSSAEFYSFGLGDPFCISAINGSGTGELLDATVALFPTKVTEEELEEEIPRIAVVGRPNAGKSSIINAFIGEDRYIVTDIAGTTRDSVNTRYNKFGFDFYIIDTAGIRKKGKVNEDIEYYSVIRSIRAIENSDVCILMIDATRGIESQDLNIFSLIQKNKKGLVVCINKWDLVEDKSTQAIKTFENAIRARLAPFTDFPIVYASALTKQRIFKVLECASEVYKNRHRHVPTARLNEEMLAVIENYPPPANKGKYVKIKYVTQLKGTPVPTFIFFCNLPQWVKDPYKHFLENKIRDKWNFTGTPINIIVREK from the coding sequence ATGGGAAATTTAGTAGCTATCGTAGGCCGCCCCAATGTGGGGAAATCGACCCTCTTCAACCGGCTCACCCAAAGCCGTCAAGCCATCGTCAATGACGAGGCCGGCACCACGCGCGACCGCCAATATGGCAAGGTGAACTGGGTGGGGCACGAATTTTCGATCGTCGACACCGGCGGGTGGGTGGTCAACTCCGACGACATCTTCGAAGAAGAAATCAACAAACAAGTAGCCATCGCCATCGAAGAGGCCGACGTCATACTCTTTGTCGTCGATGCCACACACGGCATCACCGACCTCGACGACAAAGTGGCCGCCATACTGCGACGCAGCAAAAAGCCGACGCTGCTGGTCGCCAACAAGGTCGAAAACAACGCTTCACAATACAGCTCGGCCGAATTCTACTCCTTCGGATTGGGCGACCCCTTCTGCATATCGGCCATCAACGGCTCGGGCACGGGCGAGCTGCTCGACGCGACAGTAGCCCTCTTCCCCACCAAAGTCACCGAAGAAGAACTCGAAGAAGAGATTCCCCGCATTGCCGTAGTAGGACGTCCCAACGCCGGCAAGTCATCGATCATCAACGCATTCATAGGAGAAGACCGTTACATCGTCACCGACATCGCCGGCACGACACGCGACTCGGTCAATACGCGATACAACAAATTCGGATTCGACTTCTACATCATCGACACGGCCGGTATCCGCAAAAAAGGCAAAGTCAATGAAGACATCGAGTATTACTCGGTGATACGTTCGATACGAGCCATCGAAAACTCCGACGTGTGCATACTCATGATCGACGCCACCCGCGGCATCGAGAGCCAGGACCTCAACATTTTCTCGCTCATACAGAAAAACAAGAAAGGGCTGGTGGTCTGCATCAACAAATGGGACCTTGTCGAAGACAAGAGCACACAAGCCATCAAAACCTTTGAAAATGCCATACGCGCCCGTTTGGCACCTTTTACCGACTTCCCCATCGTGTATGCTTCGGCTCTCACCAAGCAACGCATATTCAAAGTCCTTGAATGTGCGTCGGAAGTGTATAAAAACCGGCATCGCCATGTACCCACGGCTCGCCTCAACGAAGAGATGCTCGCTGTCATCGAGAACTATCCGCCCCCTGCAAACAAAGGCAAGTATGTGAAAATAAAGTATGTAACCCAACTTAAAGGGACTCCCGTCCCCACCTTTATTTTCTTCTGCAACCTTCCGCAATGGGTGAAAGATCCCTACAAGCATTTTCTCGAAAACAAGATCCGGGACAAATGGAATTTTACCGGGACACCCATAAACATCATCGTTCGCGAAAAATAA
- the era gene encoding GTPase Era, translated as MTHKAGFVNIVGNPNVGKSTLMNSLVGERISIITSKAQTTRHRIMGIVNTDDMQIVYSDTPGVLAPHYKLQESMLNFSQSALTDADILLYVTDVVETPDKNPEFLERVSQETIPVILLINKIDLLQDQSQLETLVENWKERLPKAEIIPVSAQHRFNIDYLMRRIKELLPPSPPFFEKDALTDKPARFFVTEIIREKILLTYDKEIPYACEVAVEQFKEDDKQIHIMAVIFVERDSQKGIIIGKGGKMLKQVGTLARKDIEAFFEKKVYLELYVKVEKDWRNKESKLKTFGYQLD; from the coding sequence ATGACACATAAAGCCGGATTTGTAAATATCGTGGGAAATCCCAACGTGGGGAAATCGACCCTGATGAATTCGCTCGTGGGCGAACGCATCTCGATTATCACCTCCAAAGCACAGACAACCCGCCATCGCATCATGGGCATCGTAAACACCGACGACATGCAAATCGTCTACTCCGACACGCCGGGAGTGCTCGCCCCGCACTACAAATTGCAAGAATCGATGCTCAACTTCTCGCAATCGGCCCTCACCGACGCCGACATCTTGCTCTATGTCACCGATGTCGTGGAAACCCCCGACAAAAATCCGGAATTTCTCGAACGTGTCTCGCAAGAGACCATACCGGTCATACTCCTCATCAACAAAATCGACCTTCTGCAAGACCAGTCGCAACTCGAAACGCTCGTCGAGAACTGGAAGGAACGGCTGCCCAAGGCCGAGATAATCCCGGTATCGGCACAGCACCGCTTCAACATCGACTACCTGATGCGCCGCATCAAAGAGCTGTTGCCCCCCTCGCCACCGTTCTTTGAGAAAGACGCCCTCACCGACAAGCCCGCCCGTTTTTTCGTAACCGAAATCATTCGCGAAAAAATACTCCTCACCTACGACAAGGAGATACCCTATGCCTGCGAAGTGGCCGTGGAACAATTCAAGGAAGACGACAAGCAGATACACATCATGGCCGTCATCTTCGTCGAACGCGATTCGCAAAAAGGCATCATCATAGGCAAAGGCGGGAAAATGCTGAAACAGGTGGGAACCTTGGCACGCAAAGACATCGAAGCCTTCTTTGAGAAAAAGGTATATCTCGAACTCTATGTCAAAGTCGAAAAAGACTGGCGCAACAAAGAGAGCAAACTAAAAACATTCGGTTACCAGCTCGACTGA